In Kineococcus sp. NBC_00420, a single genomic region encodes these proteins:
- a CDS encoding SDR family oxidoreductase, with protein MAPDQHTPTDPTTQHPDSTPGQTLTHPGATSRMTPAPDHGEDSYVGTGKLTGRRAVITGGDSGIGRAVAIAYAREGADVLIVHLPEEQEDADATVALVEAAGRRGISVPGDLRQEEFCRSVIDRAVQEFGGLDLLVNNAAYQMSVEGIEDLTTEQLLRTFTTNVFATFWLCKAAVPHLAPGSAIVNTVSVQADTPSPALLDYAMTKAALVNFTLNLAQELGEKGIRVNAVAPGPVWTPLIPATMPEDQVEDFGTQTPLGRAGQPAELAPAYVFLASQESSYSTGAVIRVAGGN; from the coding sequence ATGGCTCCTGACCAGCACACCCCGACCGACCCGACCACGCAGCACCCCGACAGCACCCCCGGACAGACCCTCACCCACCCCGGCGCCACGTCGCGGATGACGCCCGCCCCGGACCACGGCGAGGACAGCTACGTCGGCACCGGCAAGCTCACCGGACGCCGGGCCGTCATCACCGGCGGGGACTCCGGCATCGGTCGCGCCGTCGCCATCGCCTACGCCCGCGAGGGTGCCGACGTCCTCATCGTCCACCTCCCCGAGGAACAGGAGGACGCCGACGCCACGGTGGCCCTCGTCGAGGCCGCCGGACGCCGCGGGATCAGCGTTCCCGGCGACCTGCGCCAGGAGGAGTTCTGCCGCAGCGTGATCGACCGCGCCGTCCAGGAGTTCGGGGGCCTCGACCTCCTCGTCAACAACGCCGCCTACCAGATGAGCGTCGAGGGCATCGAGGACCTCACCACGGAACAACTGCTGCGCACGTTCACGACGAACGTCTTCGCCACGTTCTGGCTGTGCAAGGCGGCGGTCCCGCACCTCGCCCCGGGGTCCGCCATCGTCAACACCGTCTCCGTCCAGGCCGACACGCCCTCCCCCGCGCTGCTCGACTACGCGATGACGAAGGCCGCCCTGGTGAACTTCACCCTGAACCTCGCCCAGGAACTCGGGGAGAAGGGCATCCGCGTCAACGCCGTCGCCCCCGGCCCGGTGTGGACCCCGCTCATCCCCGCGACCATGCCCGAGGACCAGGTCGAGGACTTCGGCACCCAGACCCCGCTGGGCCGGGCCGGCCAGCCCGCGGAACTCGCCCCCGCCTACGTGTTCCTCGCCTCGCAGGAGTCCAGCTACAGCACGGGAGCCGTGATCCGCGTCGCGGGCGGGAACTGA